One Cupriavidus oxalaticus genomic region harbors:
- a CDS encoding N-carbamoyl-D-amino-acid hydrolase — protein MSRFVHVAAAQLGPIQRSDSRRDVVARLLAHLHHAHEMGCHLVVFPELALTTFFPRWYMEDPEELNAFYEREMPGPETRVLFETAARLGIGFYLGYAELALEGGVEQRYNTAILVGRDGRIIGKYRKVHLPGHDQHEPWRAFQHLEKRYFEPGDDFGVWQGFGGVMGMALCNDRRWPETYRVMGLQGAEMILLGYNTPVHNPPAPEHDDLSMFHNHLVMQAGAYQNGTWVVGVAKAGKEEGCEMIGGTCIIAPSGEIVAACSTKGDELAIARCDLDLCQSYKTTTFNFERHRRPEAYGRITSQRGATPPQALAAA, from the coding sequence ATGTCCCGCTTCGTCCACGTCGCCGCAGCCCAGCTCGGCCCGATCCAGCGCAGCGACTCGCGCCGCGACGTTGTCGCCCGCCTGCTGGCCCACCTGCACCATGCTCACGAAATGGGCTGCCACCTCGTGGTGTTCCCCGAACTGGCGCTGACCACTTTCTTCCCCCGCTGGTACATGGAAGACCCCGAGGAACTCAACGCCTTCTACGAGCGCGAGATGCCCGGACCCGAGACGCGTGTCCTCTTCGAGACCGCCGCGCGGCTCGGCATCGGCTTCTACCTCGGCTATGCGGAACTGGCGCTGGAGGGTGGCGTGGAACAGCGCTACAACACCGCCATCCTCGTCGGCCGCGACGGCAGGATCATCGGCAAATACCGCAAGGTGCACCTGCCCGGCCACGACCAGCATGAGCCATGGCGCGCCTTCCAGCACCTGGAAAAGCGCTACTTCGAGCCTGGCGACGACTTCGGCGTCTGGCAAGGGTTCGGCGGCGTCATGGGCATGGCGCTGTGCAACGACCGCCGCTGGCCGGAGACCTATCGCGTGATGGGCCTGCAAGGCGCCGAGATGATCCTGCTGGGCTACAACACGCCCGTGCACAACCCGCCCGCGCCGGAGCACGACGACCTGTCGATGTTCCACAACCACCTGGTGATGCAGGCCGGCGCCTACCAGAACGGCACCTGGGTGGTCGGCGTGGCCAAGGCCGGCAAGGAAGAGGGCTGCGAGATGATCGGCGGCACTTGCATCATCGCGCCGTCCGGCGAGATCGTCGCGGCCTGCTCGACCAAGGGCGACGAACTGGCCATCGCGCGCTGCGACCTCGACCTGTGCCAGTCGTACAAGACCACGACCTTCAACTTCGAGCGGCACCGCCGCCCCGAGGCCTACGGCCGCATCACCAGCCAGCGCGGGGCCACACCGCCGCAAGCCCTGGCCGCTGCGTAG
- a CDS encoding M20 family metallo-hydrolase, with protein MLGDVGAIEGGGVCRLALTDEDRAGRDLVVSWMRELGLAVSVDGIGNVVGVRAGREDLPPVMTGSHIDTVRTGGRYDGNLGVLAGLEVIAALDDAGIVTRRPLAVAFFTNEEGARFAPDMMGSLVFQGDLPLQQALDTRGIDGTTVGENLARIGYAGPAPVGRHRVHAFVELHVEQGPVLEHEDIAIGAVTGVQGIHWSEFTVEGTSNHAGTTPMRLRHDAGLVAARVACFVRDLSRELGGAQLATVGQVQCFPNLVNVIPSRAVFTVDLRNTDGTALAEAVQRTLAYAQDVAKTEGVRLSRRTLADFAPVAFDAGMVDRVEAIARRHGHSVRRMPSGAGHDAQILARMCPAGMIFVPSVAGLSHNVAELTHDRDIQAGADVLLDLMLELAA; from the coding sequence ATGCTCGGCGATGTCGGCGCCATCGAAGGCGGCGGTGTCTGCCGGCTCGCGCTGACCGACGAAGACCGCGCCGGGCGCGACCTCGTGGTGTCGTGGATGCGCGAGCTGGGGCTGGCGGTCAGCGTCGACGGCATCGGCAACGTGGTCGGCGTGCGTGCCGGTCGCGAAGACCTGCCGCCGGTGATGACGGGCTCGCACATCGACACCGTGCGCACCGGCGGGCGCTATGACGGCAACCTCGGCGTGCTCGCGGGCCTGGAAGTCATCGCCGCGCTCGACGATGCCGGTATCGTCACCCGCCGTCCGCTGGCGGTCGCCTTCTTCACCAACGAGGAAGGCGCGCGCTTCGCCCCCGACATGATGGGCAGCCTCGTCTTCCAGGGCGACCTGCCGTTGCAGCAAGCGCTGGATACGCGCGGCATCGACGGCACCACGGTGGGCGAGAACCTCGCGCGGATCGGCTATGCCGGCCCCGCACCGGTGGGCCGCCACCGCGTGCATGCCTTCGTCGAACTGCATGTCGAGCAGGGCCCGGTGCTCGAGCACGAGGACATCGCCATCGGCGCGGTCACCGGCGTGCAGGGCATCCACTGGTCCGAATTCACCGTGGAGGGCACTTCCAACCATGCCGGCACGACGCCGATGCGGCTGCGCCACGACGCGGGCCTCGTCGCCGCGCGCGTCGCCTGCTTCGTGCGCGACCTGTCGCGCGAGCTGGGCGGCGCGCAGCTTGCGACCGTTGGGCAGGTGCAGTGCTTCCCGAACCTCGTCAACGTGATCCCGAGCCGCGCGGTGTTCACGGTCGACCTGCGCAATACCGACGGCACCGCGCTGGCGGAGGCCGTGCAGCGCACGCTGGCCTATGCGCAGGACGTTGCGAAGACCGAGGGCGTACGCCTCAGCCGCCGCACGCTGGCCGACTTCGCGCCGGTGGCGTTCGACGCCGGCATGGTCGACCGCGTCGAGGCCATCGCGCGCCGGCACGGACATAGCGTGCGGCGCATGCCGAGCGGCGCGGGGCACGACGCCCAGATACTCGCCCGCATGTGCCCGGCCGGCATGATCTTCGTGCCGAGCGTGGCCGGCCTTTCGCACAACGTCGCCGAACTGACCCACGACCGCGACATCCAGGCCGGCGCCGACGTGCTGCTCGACCTGATGCTCGAACTTGCCGCCTGA
- a CDS encoding diaminopropionate ammonia-lyase yields MNHPLPNLKLQCALNPAATPGAPYGVRQQAVLGGEAFVRAAAQIRRWPGYAPTPLVALDGLARAAGVAQILYKDEGDRFGLGSFKALGGAYAVSRLLVREIGSRLGVGDVPVDDLLSGRYADVVRDITVTCATDGNHGRSVAWGAQRFGCQCVIYIHATVSEGRKAAIEQYGAQVVRTAGNYDDSVRQAADDAARLGRFVVSDTSYEGYMEVPKDVMQGYAVMADEALRQLPDGQLPTHVFLQGGVGGLAAAVCAHFWEVLGDKRPRFIVVEPDKAACLYESARAGKPVAVHGDLDTVMAGLACGEVSLLAWEVLHPGAHAFLTIDDASALESVRLLADGRYGDAPIVAGESAVAGLAGCLGAMADPATREQLGLTADSRVLVFGSEGATDVALYQRIVGRLPEDVRKAA; encoded by the coding sequence TTGAACCACCCGCTCCCCAACCTGAAGCTGCAGTGCGCGCTGAACCCGGCGGCCACGCCCGGCGCCCCCTATGGCGTGCGCCAGCAGGCCGTGCTCGGCGGCGAAGCCTTTGTCCGCGCCGCCGCGCAGATCCGCCGCTGGCCGGGCTATGCACCGACGCCGCTGGTAGCCCTCGACGGCCTTGCGCGCGCCGCCGGCGTCGCACAGATCCTCTACAAGGATGAAGGCGACCGCTTCGGGCTGGGCAGCTTCAAGGCACTGGGCGGCGCCTATGCGGTCAGCCGCCTGCTGGTGCGCGAGATCGGCAGCCGGCTGGGCGTGGGCGACGTGCCGGTCGACGACCTGCTGTCGGGCCGCTATGCCGACGTGGTGCGGGACATCACCGTCACCTGCGCCACCGACGGCAACCACGGCCGCTCCGTAGCCTGGGGCGCGCAGCGCTTCGGCTGCCAGTGCGTGATCTATATCCACGCCACCGTCAGCGAAGGCCGCAAGGCCGCCATCGAGCAATACGGCGCGCAGGTGGTCCGCACCGCCGGCAATTACGACGACTCGGTGCGCCAGGCGGCCGACGACGCCGCGCGGCTGGGGCGCTTCGTGGTCTCCGACACCTCCTACGAAGGCTATATGGAGGTGCCCAAGGACGTGATGCAGGGCTACGCGGTAATGGCCGACGAGGCGCTGCGCCAGTTGCCGGACGGCCAGCTTCCGACCCACGTCTTCCTGCAGGGCGGCGTGGGCGGGCTGGCCGCCGCCGTGTGCGCGCACTTCTGGGAAGTGCTCGGCGACAAGCGCCCCCGCTTTATCGTGGTCGAGCCGGACAAGGCCGCCTGCCTCTATGAAAGCGCGCGCGCCGGCAAGCCCGTCGCGGTCCACGGCGACCTCGACACGGTGATGGCCGGGCTCGCCTGCGGCGAAGTCTCGCTGCTGGCGTGGGAAGTGCTGCATCCCGGCGCGCATGCGTTCCTGACCATCGACGATGCCTCCGCGCTGGAAAGCGTGCGCCTGCTGGCGGATGGCCGGTATGGCGATGCACCCATCGTTGCGGGCGAATCGGCGGTCGCGGGGCTGGCCGGCTGCCTCGGGGCCATGGCCGATCCCGCCACGCGCGAGCAGCTTGGCCTGACCGCCGACAGCCGGGTGCTGGTGTTCGGCAGCGAAGGCGCGACCGACGTGGCGCTGTATCAGCGTATCGTCGGCCGCCTGCCGGAAGACGTGAGGAAGGCAGCGTGA
- a CDS encoding MurR/RpiR family transcriptional regulator, producing the protein MTSSLQDKILALNDQLTESERRLAAVTLECIGNLAAYSATELAQKAGVSKATAGRFFRRLGYENFNEVRALLRDEADRGSPLYELAGVQAPVDDQAPLARHLANDLQNLAQTFDRLNPADVERAVALFAGAGRVFIAGFRNGRVLAQYAWALLTQLRPGVTLAPGAGLNLAEDLADLGADDVLLVMDFRRRVTLLWPMVAHANRVGAKVVILTDPSATDLPARSDVVLRCVNHGAAVFDSYVAAVSLINHLCTSIALILGDAARERLEEIESLHDHYGDLHR; encoded by the coding sequence ATGACCTCATCGTTGCAAGACAAGATTCTCGCGCTGAACGACCAGCTCACCGAAAGCGAGCGCCGCCTGGCTGCCGTAACCCTGGAGTGCATCGGCAATCTCGCCGCCTACTCGGCCACCGAGCTGGCGCAGAAGGCCGGCGTTTCCAAGGCGACCGCGGGCCGGTTCTTCCGCCGCCTCGGCTACGAGAACTTCAACGAGGTCCGCGCCCTGCTGCGCGACGAGGCCGACCGCGGCTCGCCGCTATACGAGTTGGCCGGCGTGCAGGCACCTGTCGACGACCAGGCGCCACTGGCCCGCCATCTCGCCAATGACTTGCAGAACCTGGCTCAAACCTTCGATCGCCTGAACCCGGCCGATGTCGAGCGCGCCGTCGCGCTGTTCGCCGGTGCCGGGCGCGTCTTCATCGCCGGCTTCCGCAACGGCCGCGTGCTGGCGCAATACGCGTGGGCGCTGCTGACCCAGTTGCGGCCGGGCGTGACGCTGGCGCCGGGCGCCGGCCTGAATCTTGCCGAAGACCTGGCCGACCTCGGCGCCGACGACGTGCTGCTGGTCATGGACTTCCGCCGGCGCGTGACGCTGCTGTGGCCGATGGTGGCGCACGCCAACCGCGTCGGCGCCAAGGTCGTGATCCTGACCGATCCCAGCGCAACGGACCTGCCAGCGCGCTCCGACGTGGTGCTCCGCTGCGTCAACCACGGCGCTGCGGTGTTCGACTCCTATGTCGCGGCCGTCAGCCTGATCAACCACCTTTGCACAAGCATCGCGCTGATCCTCGGCGACGCGGCACGCGAGCGGCTCGAGGAAATCGAGTCGCTCCATGACCACTACGGCGACCTGCATCGCTAG